One Chionomys nivalis chromosome 4, mChiNiv1.1, whole genome shotgun sequence genomic region harbors:
- the Htr3a gene encoding 5-hydroxytryptamine receptor 3A, which produces MKLCVPQVLLALFLSTLLAQAEARRRAATQARNTTLPALLRLSDHLLTNYKKAVRPVRDWRKPTTVFIDVIMYAILSVDEKNQVLTTYIWYRQFWTDEFLQWTPEDFDNITKLSVPTDSIWVPDILINEFVDVGKSPNIPYVYVHHQGEVQNYKPLQVVTACSLDIYNFPFDVQNCSLTFTSWLHTIQDINISLWRSPEEVRSDKSIFMNQGEWELLGVLPQFQEFSMETSSSYAEMKFYVVIRRRPLFYAVSLLLPSIFLMVVDIVGFCLPPDSGERVSFKITLLLGYSVFLIIVSDTLPATAIGTPLIGVYFVVCMALLVISLAETIFIVRLVHKQDLQRPVPDWLRHLVLRKIAWLLCLGEQSMTNRPPATFQASKADDCSAMGNHVSHVGGSQDLEKTPRGRGSPPPPPREASLAVRGLLQELASIRHFLEKRDEMREVARDWLQVGYVLDRLLFRIYLLAVLVYSITLVTLWSVWHYSRVNTTQQGTRGWVS; this is translated from the exons ATGAAGCTCTGCGTGCCGCAGGTGCTGTTGGCCCTGTTCCTGTCCACTCTTCTGGCCCAGGCAGAAG CCCGCCGGAGGGCGGCCACCCAGGCCCGCAACACCACCCTGCCCGCTCTGCTCAGGCTGTCAGATCACCTCCTGACCAACTACAAGAAAGCGGTACGGCCCGTGCGGGACTGGAGGAAGCCCACCACCGTCTTCATCGATGTCATCATGTATGCCATCCTCAGTGTG gATGAGAAGAACCAGGTACTGACCACCTACATCTGGTACCGGCAG TTCTGGACTGATGAGTTTCTGCAGTGGACTCCCGAAGACTTTGACAATATCACCAAATTGTCCGTCCCCACAGACAGCATCTGGGTTCCTGACATTCTCATCAATGAGTT TGTGGACGTGGGAAAGTCTCCGAACATCCCGTACGTGTATGTACATCACCAAGGTGAAGTCCAGAACTACAAGCCCCTGCAGGTGGTAACCGCCTGCAGCCTTGACATCTATAACTTCCCCTTTGATGTGCAGAACTGCTCCCTGACCTTCACCAGCTGGCTGCACACCA TCCAGGACATCAACATTTCCCTGTGGAGATCACCAGAAGAAGTGAGGTCAGACAAGAGTATCTTCATGAACCAGGGCGAGTGGGAGTTACTGGGAGTGCTGCCCCAGTTCCAGGAGTTCAGTATGGAAACCAGTAGCAGCTATGCAGAAATGAAGTTCTAC GTGGTCATCCGCCGGCGGCCTTTATTCTACGCAGTCAGTCTCTTGCTGCCCAGTATCTTCCTCATGGTGGTAGACATTGTGGGCTTTTGCCTGCCCCCGGACAGTGGCGAGAGAGTCTCCTTCAAGATAACACTCCTTCTGGGATACTCCGTCTTTCTCATCATTGTGTCAGACACCCTGCCGGCAACGGCCATTGGCACGCCCCTCATCG GCGTCTACTTTGTGGTCTGCATGGCTCTGCTGGTGATAAGCCTTGCCGAGACCATCTTCATTGTGCGGCTGGTACACAAGCAGGACCTACAGCGGCCCGTCCCGGACTGGCTAAGGCACCTGGTCCTACGGAAAATAGCCTGGCTGCTCTGCCTTGGGGAGCAGTCAATGACCAATAGGCCTCCAGCCACCTTTCAAGCCAGCAAGGCCGATGACTGCTCAG CCATGGGAAACCACGTCAGCCATGTTGGGGGATCCCAGGACTTGGAGAAGACCCCGAGGGGCAGAGGTAGCCCTCCCCCACCACCTAGAGAGGCCTCGCTGGCTGTGCGTGGGCTCTTGCAAGAGCTAGCCTCCATCCGGCACTTCCTGGAGAAGCGGGATGAGATGCGGGAGGTGGCTCGGGACTGGCTGCAAGTGGGGTATGTGCTGGACAGGCTGCTATTCCGCATCTACCTGCTAGCTGTGCTGGTCTACAGCATCACCCTGGTCACGCTCTGGTCTGTTTGGCATTATTCTCGAGTGAACACAACCCAGCAGGGTACTCGGGGCTGGGTAAGCTAA